The following proteins are encoded in a genomic region of Raphanus sativus cultivar WK10039 unplaced genomic scaffold, ASM80110v3 Scaffold0993, whole genome shotgun sequence:
- the LOC108842805 gene encoding uncharacterized protein LOC108842805 yields MSRRLLLALVVLLLHLCILSAAVGDEIVSRFQEYLRIDTVHPNPDYYKAVDFINTQAKSLSLESQTTEFVKGKPHILLKWVGSDPTLPALLLNSHTDVVPFEESKWIHHPLQAHMDKEGDIYARGSQDMKCVGMQYLEAIRKLQASGFHPIRSVYLSFVPDEEIGGHDGAEKFTESHLFKTLNVGIVLDEGLPSPSKSYRVFYGERSPWWLVIKAKGPPGHGAKLYDNSAMENLLKSIESIRRFRASQFDLLKAGGTAEGDVVSVNMAFLKAGTPSPTGFVMNLQPSEAEAGFDIRIPPTFDSESLERRLVEEWAPAARNMSFEFKQKHSGEPLLTAADDSNPWWRLLENAVKEAGGKTSKPEIFPASTDARYFRMAGVPAFGFSPISNTPSLLHDHNEYLGRAEYLKGIDVYVSIIKAYASYESKSGSRDEL; encoded by the exons ATGAGTCGTCGTCTTCTCCTTGCTCtcgttgttcttcttcttcatctatgCATCCTTTCTGCAGCAGTGGGTGACGAGATCGTGTCGAGATTTCAGGAGTATCTCCGAATCGACACGGTTCATCCAAATCCAGATTACTACAAAGCCGTTGACTTTATAAACACTCAGGCCAAATCACTCTCCCTCGAATCTCAGACGACTGAGTTCGTTAAGGGAAAGCCGCATATCCTCCTCAAGTGGGTTGGCTCCGACCCAACTCTACCTGCCCTTCTACTCAACTCCCACACCGATGTCGTTCCCTTCGAGGAATCCAAGTGGATCCACCACCCACTCCAAGCTCACATGGACAAGGAGGGAGACATATATGCGAGAGGTTCTCAGGACATGAAGTGCGTTGGGATGCAGTATCTGGAGGCCATACGCAAGCTCCAGGCTTCTGGCTTTCACCCAATCCGATCCGTCTATCTCTCCTTCGTCCCCGATGAGGAGATCGGCGGCCACGATGGAGCCGAGAAGTTCACCGAATCTCACCTCTTCAAGACCTTGAACGTCGGTATCGTGCTCGACGAAG gtCTGCCATCGCCTAGTAAGAGTTACAGAGTATTCTATGGAGAGAGGAGTCCCTGGTGGCTTGTGATTAAGGCTAAAGGACCCCCTGGCCACGGTGCCAAGCTCTATGACAACTCTGCCATGGAGAATCTCCTCAAAAGTATTGAGAGTATTCGTCGATTCAGAGCTTCCCAATTCGATCTTCTCAAAGCTGGTGGCACTGCTGAAGGCGATGTCGTCTCCGTCAACATGGCCTTCCTCAAGGCTGGCACACCCTCCCCAACT GGTTTCGTGATGAATCTGCAACCTTCTGAGGCTGAAGCTGGTTTCGACATTCGTATCCCTCCCACCTTTGATTCTGAATCACTTGAAAGACGTTTGGTGGAGGAATGGGCTCCCGCCGCACGCAACATGTCCTTTGAG TTCAAGCAGAAGCATTCGGGGGAACCGCTACTTACAGCAGCAGATGATTCAAATCCTTGGTGGAGGCTCTTGGAAAATGCTGTCAAGGAAGCTGGAGGTAAAACTAGTAAGCCTGAGATTTTCCCTGCATCAACAGATGCTCGCTACTTCCGGATGGCTGGCGTTCCCGCGTTTGGCTTCTCTCCCATTTCAAACACCCCTAGTTTGCTTCATGACCACAATGAG TATTTGGGTAGAGCTGAGTATCTGAAGGGGATTGACGTGTATGTTTCAATTATCAAAGCTTATGCATCATATGAAAGCAAGAGTGGTTCACGAGATGAGTTATAA